In the genome of Streptomyces sp. NBC_00237, one region contains:
- a CDS encoding FxLD family lanthipeptide: MDGTTSRTTRPAPDDAFDLDISVLESGDGSASLINLTDDGCKPSCKGSCATNVA; this comes from the coding sequence ATGGACGGCACAACCTCCCGAACCACCCGCCCGGCGCCCGACGACGCCTTCGATCTGGACATCAGCGTCCTGGAGTCCGGTGACGGCTCCGCGAGCTTGATCAACCTGACCGACGACGGATGCAAGCCGAGCTGCAAGGGGTCCTGCGCCACGAACGTGGCCTGA
- a CDS encoding FxLD family lanthipeptide, which produces MNTDNDAFDLDISVLESGDGAAALINLTDDNCGSTCSSPCATNVA; this is translated from the coding sequence ATGAACACGGACAACGACGCGTTTGACCTCGACATCAGCGTCCTGGAATCCGGCGACGGAGCTGCCGCGCTGATCAACCTCACCGACGACAACTGCGGCAGCACCTGCTCCAGCCCCTGCGCGACGAACGTCGCCTGA
- a CDS encoding LuxR C-terminal-related transcriptional regulator, protein MSQLIDGGAPGLPAVPSATPVLAAREVDVLSLAALGLTNRAIARRLGMTMHTVKVHLRRVRDRVGARPRPAVVGVSYRLGLLPLPPLPDGERPVLPAQKLRIMSILAAGGDIYDAAKALGISASTARTYAYRTLQNLGTHDRTHAVHLLYAWRFLPVDGHPPHSATRPRSPSLPATAATPQFWGCPPDRLGCRPSDGTTAEMASWPSKTKERTAHEHGQRRV, encoded by the coding sequence ATGAGCCAGCTCATCGACGGCGGGGCTCCCGGGCTCCCGGCAGTTCCGTCCGCGACGCCCGTGCTGGCCGCTCGTGAGGTCGACGTCCTGAGCCTGGCCGCCTTGGGTCTGACGAACCGTGCCATCGCCCGGCGGCTCGGCATGACCATGCACACGGTCAAGGTGCACCTGCGCCGGGTCCGGGACCGGGTCGGTGCCCGGCCCCGCCCGGCGGTGGTCGGCGTCTCCTACCGGCTCGGGCTGCTGCCGCTGCCGCCACTGCCGGACGGTGAGCGCCCGGTCCTGCCCGCCCAGAAGCTCCGCATCATGAGCATCCTGGCCGCTGGCGGTGACATCTACGACGCCGCCAAGGCCCTGGGGATCTCCGCCTCAACGGCCCGCACATACGCGTACAGGACGCTCCAGAACCTGGGTACGCACGACCGGACGCACGCGGTGCACCTGCTGTACGCGTGGCGCTTCCTCCCCGTCGACGGACACCCGCCGCACTCCGCCACCCGCCCTCGCAGCCCGTCCCTCCCTGCGACAGCGGCCACACCACAGTTTTGGGGCTGTCCACCTGACCGCCTCGGGTGCCGTCCTTCCGACGGCACCACCGCAGAAATGGCCTCTTGGCCATCGAAAACGAAGGAGAGAACGGCACATGAACACGGACAACGACGCGTTTGA
- a CDS encoding DUF6624 domain-containing protein, producing MNTTPHRPDIARDLQERADASRAFRERFARGQLSDEETRLGIHRTRANAGVLRRLLGGHGWLGRSLVGAAGAKAAWRLALHADHDPELQRLALRLLTEAVRRQEAPIQQWAHLHDRCLVGAGHLQLYGTQHRLDAGGQLVRLPVSVPEELDSRRATVGLPPAAVAYDALRRRYVPVPNGTPGGDDPPGDEEPVLLGQLVGSAA from the coding sequence ATGAACACGACACCCCACCGGCCCGACATCGCCCGTGACCTCCAGGAGCGAGCGGACGCCTCCCGCGCCTTCCGGGAACGGTTCGCACGGGGTCAACTCAGCGACGAGGAAACCCGGTTAGGTATCCATCGGACCCGGGCGAATGCGGGGGTGCTGCGGCGTCTGCTCGGCGGTCACGGGTGGCTCGGCCGTTCCCTCGTCGGCGCGGCCGGTGCGAAGGCGGCCTGGAGACTGGCCCTGCACGCCGATCATGACCCTGAACTTCAACGGCTGGCCCTGCGCCTGCTGACGGAGGCCGTGAGGCGGCAGGAAGCGCCGATTCAGCAGTGGGCTCACCTGCACGACCGCTGTCTCGTGGGCGCCGGACACCTCCAGTTGTATGGGACGCAGCACCGCCTGGACGCGGGCGGTCAGCTGGTGCGGCTGCCGGTGAGTGTGCCGGAGGAGTTGGATTCCCGGCGGGCCACTGTGGGCCTGCCGCCCGCCGCCGTCGCGTACGACGCACTGCGCCGCCGGTACGTCCCCGTCCCGAACGGCACCCCAGGCGGGGACGATCCGCCGGGCGACGAAGAGCCGGTGCTCTTGGGGCAACTGGTCGGGAGCGCGGCATGA